The Bacteroides acidifaciens genome includes a region encoding these proteins:
- a CDS encoding Fur family transcriptional regulator — MKPYERLLEHNIKPSMQRIAIMQYLMEHPIHPSADDIYTALSPSMPTLSKTTVYNTLKLFSEQGAAQMLTIDEKNTNFDADTSIHSHFLCKRCGHIYDLQCLEAVKKVESLEMDGHQVSEVHYYYKGICKNCLRKDKDTRID; from the coding sequence ATGAAACCGTACGAAAGATTATTAGAACATAATATAAAGCCTTCGATGCAGCGTATTGCTATCATGCAATATTTGATGGAGCATCCTATCCATCCGTCGGCTGATGATATATATACAGCATTGTCTCCTTCGATGCCTACACTTTCAAAGACGACAGTTTACAATACTTTGAAACTATTTTCAGAACAAGGAGCGGCTCAGATGCTTACTATTGATGAGAAGAATACTAATTTTGATGCGGATACCTCTATTCACTCTCATTTCCTATGCAAACGTTGCGGACATATTTATGACTTGCAATGTCTGGAAGCGGTGAAAAAGGTAGAGAGCTTGGAGATGGACGGACATCAGGTATCGGAAGTGCATTATTATTATAAAGGTATATGTAAGAATTGCTTGAGAAAAGATAAAGATACACGTATTGACTAA
- a CDS encoding NADH peroxidase, with the protein MKKFRCTVCGYVYEGDAAPEKCPLCKAPASKFVEVVEVEGGALTFADEHVIGVAKGCDEEMIKDLNNHFMGECTEVGMYLAMSRQADREGYPEVAEAFKRYAWEEAEHAAKFAELLGDCVWDTKTNLQKRKDAEQGACEDKKRIATRAKALNLDAIHDTVHEMCKDEARHGKGFEGLYNRYFGDK; encoded by the coding sequence ATGAAAAAATTTAGATGTACTGTTTGCGGTTACGTTTATGAAGGTGACGCAGCTCCTGAGAAATGTCCTTTGTGTAAAGCTCCTGCCAGCAAGTTCGTAGAAGTTGTTGAAGTAGAAGGTGGTGCATTGACTTTTGCTGATGAGCACGTTATCGGTGTTGCAAAAGGTTGTGACGAAGAAATGATTAAAGACCTGAACAATCACTTCATGGGCGAATGTACTGAAGTTGGTATGTATCTGGCTATGAGCCGTCAGGCAGACCGCGAAGGTTATCCTGAAGTAGCTGAGGCTTTCAAACGCTACGCTTGGGAAGAAGCTGAACATGCTGCTAAATTTGCCGAACTGTTGGGCGACTGTGTTTGGGATACTAAAACAAACCTGCAGAAACGTAAAGATGCTGAGCAAGGTGCATGCGAAGACAAAAAACGTATCGCAACTCGTGCTAAAGCTTTGAACCTGGATGCTATCCATGATACTGTACACGAAATGTGCAAGGACGAAGCTCGCCACGGTAAAGGTTTTGAAGGTCTGTACAACCGTTATTTCGGTGATAAATAA